From Salinirubrum litoreum, one genomic window encodes:
- a CDS encoding malectin domain-containing carbohydrate-binding protein, whose protein sequence is MTLRRIHRYGRTIVVLAVVLLLVLSPMVGTVAFTDTASAAPGDVLYRANAGGSIDGTTWDSSLQSYLVSGGDNTAGHGQPNAIDSSVPDGTSTQIWETERWDDGEAGDGDEMQYEFDVPSGQQVEVRLYFYDGCTCTSNVGDRVFDVSVEGQELNDFDIIETYGDQTGAMESFTVTSDGTVDVDFTHVTENPQINAIEIVSAEPQPDTLGGPGTVDFGSVVTGNSGTETVTVTNLGASGDPSIDITDVSVTGTDAGDFSTGAASQTTLAPGESADIPVTFTPSSVDPKSATLEVTHSGSNSPLSIALSGEGVSDVPVGFGSSQLDLSGVSVSSINNPTSLQFGPDGRLYVSQQDGTIYAFEVERTAENDYAATSAETITTIKNDIPNHNDDGDYNSQQIRQVTGITVTGTASQPVLYVSSSDWRIATGNTDPPSESLDTNSGVISKLTETDSGWDHTMLVRGLPRSEENHAPNGLALDEQNGVLYLAEGGHTNMGTPSNFFSNIPEYAYSGAILSIDLSEIESMSEKDAANTDVPYKYDLPTLAPGQTSTDGPFGGLDGDNMAVLEQDSPVQVYAPGFRNPYDVHLTEDGQLYSVDNGPNGGLGGPPTATCEVASQDSGTTYSDNLHYISGEGYYAGHPNPVRGNPDYIPGAVYDGYDGTGECDYLVPGQEDGALATFGASTNGLTEYTASNFGGAMQGDLLTSSFDGNIYRIELNAQGDDVSESPTPLLSSGGTLDVTTQGDDDPFPGTVWSAERTDNAIQVFEPADYDGGGDTQCDLSDPTADADGDGYTNGDEQAVGTDPCSAASVPDDYDDDGNPDELDDDDDNDGLSDSEDPFALDPDNGQTTELPVTLDFSSTDTFDNTIPATSGGTDGLGFTGLMSNGQDPYSDLYNPDNVFAGGQANLLSVDEVPQGDAYQDQNDQQYAFQFGADTSDVSQPFTVHTTVAGFPGDPESAQSAGMFVGTGDQDNYLKFVVSAAGGSGGVQLATENGGTFTDVATVSDSSVTGSNTATDLYLTVDPTTDPAPDNGVDEYAVTATYTVDGGTEQTVGTAAAPAAWFTDSDQGLAIGVISTSNFASSTFSATWDQLSVQYAEGSVVADAGDDQTVDEGATVTLDASGSSGDSLTYSWTQTGGPDVTLSDASAAQPTFTAPDVDSETTLTFEVSVSDGSATDTDTVSVTVQDTTPADGEVVYRVNAGGQEVAATDDGPAWSADTEASPSQYVNADGDNGLSTYSTTDTVTLDSSVPSSTPASVFQTERFDADTDGSTADDTEMQWTFSDQIQSGQTYEVRLYFAEIFLDSSNVDAQGPRTFDVVVEGETKLNDYNIYDQYGHDVGVVESYEVTPSDGSIDVEFLHEQENPKISAIEVVAVDGTTGDLTVAEAIADNNAPEDQIDLQEIQTAIDYWSSGSEVPDTGGETISLTEIQSLIDIWSTGATVGDGGGNTAPTVQSIADQTVTEGESATVGVSASDADGDALTLSKTSGPAFVTLTDDGDGTGSLDVAPQSGDAGTYTVEVTADDGTDATTESFQLTVEAATGGTVVAAVNAGGSDYTASDGTTYVADSNFDGSFGNSQGTTETTLEIADTDDDPLYQTERYGDPLTYSVPVEDGTYEVTLKFAEIYHTSETDGSGDDDGGGDGEVGDRVFDVSIEGQQVLTDYDIYAEAGGLTAVDETVTVEVTDGTLNIDMPASQDFAKLSAFKIVEASDGGPAGATSADVTVNSGSSNIDASTFNSGSFEVTNTGDEPISSVTIDLSESLIPDAVFDPQGTAGDSGAKGLEIDSESGDGAGVVSTADADVFSQPQNGQNGDDGYKALTVEFDDFDPGETVAFSVDIDPTTIKGVETTGGEGSVSGLELSGSAVTVQSSSATVSNDLFTDGSAGGSQSSVTSDAPAAPTLGVDGVTLQSTDFPNHGAATVSSASQTLTLSGPADATVEVLTVEASAPPSDGYDVDAFEADNAEAVNTQTVTLDSNGEATVDVSLSESNLNYVQAAVQDGSGATGAVSQTVVLEVETDTNTAPSIDALSDQTVVTGENVVVPVSASDPDGDTVSLSLSQSPAFVTLDSGEISIDPGSGDAGTYTVEVTADDGAATSTESFQLTVDTATATTDGTVLARVNVGESTTLSATDGGPDWTGIAGTSTDGPLVSVTGESTGNYDGGDDVTAGSAVPSSTPPGVYDAERYGGMTWEFDVSSGAEVEVRLYLGSQCPCTNTEGTRQYNVDVEGQQVLTEYDPVQDVGHATGTVKAFTVTENGDGTVTITFTPGAIENPQVNAIEIVETSSGGSS, encoded by the coding sequence ATGACACTGAGACGCATACATCGATACGGACGGACGATCGTCGTGCTCGCGGTCGTGTTGCTGTTGGTGTTGTCACCGATGGTCGGCACGGTGGCCTTCACCGACACTGCGTCGGCCGCCCCCGGCGACGTGCTCTACCGCGCGAACGCGGGAGGGAGCATCGACGGAACGACGTGGGACTCGTCGCTCCAGAGCTATCTGGTCTCGGGGGGTGACAACACCGCAGGCCACGGTCAGCCGAACGCGATCGACAGTTCGGTCCCGGACGGAACGTCCACCCAGATCTGGGAGACAGAACGATGGGACGACGGTGAGGCCGGCGACGGAGACGAGATGCAGTACGAGTTCGACGTCCCGTCTGGCCAGCAGGTGGAAGTGAGACTGTACTTCTACGACGGGTGTACGTGTACCAGCAACGTCGGCGACCGGGTCTTCGACGTCTCGGTCGAGGGGCAGGAACTCAACGACTTCGACATCATCGAGACGTACGGCGACCAGACCGGCGCGATGGAGTCGTTCACCGTGACGAGCGACGGGACGGTCGACGTCGACTTCACGCACGTCACGGAGAACCCGCAGATCAACGCCATCGAGATCGTCTCCGCCGAACCACAGCCGGACACACTCGGCGGCCCCGGAACGGTCGACTTCGGGTCGGTCGTGACCGGCAACAGCGGGACGGAGACAGTCACGGTGACGAACCTCGGCGCGTCGGGCGACCCGAGTATCGACATCACGGACGTGTCCGTCACCGGCACGGACGCGGGCGACTTCTCGACGGGAGCGGCGTCGCAGACGACCCTCGCGCCCGGCGAGTCCGCCGACATCCCGGTGACGTTCACGCCCTCGAGCGTCGATCCGAAGAGCGCGACGCTGGAGGTGACACACAGCGGGAGCAACTCGCCGCTGTCGATCGCTCTCTCCGGTGAAGGCGTGAGCGACGTCCCGGTCGGGTTCGGCAGCAGCCAACTCGACCTCTCGGGCGTCAGCGTGAGTAGCATCAACAACCCGACCTCGCTGCAGTTCGGTCCCGACGGGCGACTGTACGTCTCCCAGCAGGACGGGACGATCTACGCCTTCGAGGTCGAGCGGACCGCCGAGAACGACTACGCTGCGACGTCCGCAGAGACGATCACCACGATCAAGAACGACATCCCGAACCACAACGACGACGGCGACTACAACTCACAACAGATCCGACAGGTGACCGGGATCACGGTCACCGGGACGGCGAGCCAGCCGGTTCTGTACGTGTCGTCGAGTGACTGGCGGATCGCGACGGGCAACACCGATCCGCCGTCCGAGAGTCTCGACACGAACTCGGGTGTCATCTCCAAGTTGACGGAGACGGACTCGGGGTGGGACCACACGATGCTGGTGCGCGGGCTCCCGCGCTCGGAGGAGAACCACGCGCCGAACGGGCTGGCACTCGACGAGCAGAACGGCGTCCTGTACCTCGCGGAGGGTGGCCACACGAACATGGGGACGCCCTCGAACTTCTTCTCGAACATCCCCGAGTACGCCTACTCGGGTGCGATCCTCTCGATCGACCTGTCCGAGATCGAGTCGATGTCCGAGAAGGACGCGGCCAACACCGACGTCCCGTACAAGTACGACCTGCCGACGCTTGCGCCCGGTCAGACGTCGACCGACGGGCCGTTCGGCGGCCTCGACGGCGACAACATGGCCGTGCTCGAACAGGACAGTCCGGTGCAGGTGTACGCGCCCGGCTTCCGGAACCCGTACGACGTCCACCTGACCGAGGACGGGCAGCTCTACAGCGTGGACAACGGCCCGAACGGCGGCCTCGGCGGCCCACCGACGGCGACGTGTGAAGTCGCCAGCCAGGACAGCGGGACGACCTACAGCGACAACCTCCACTACATCTCCGGGGAGGGGTACTACGCGGGTCACCCGAACCCGGTCCGGGGGAACCCTGACTACATCCCGGGTGCGGTCTACGACGGCTACGACGGCACGGGCGAGTGTGACTACCTCGTGCCCGGACAGGAGGACGGCGCGCTCGCGACCTTCGGCGCGTCGACGAACGGCCTGACCGAGTACACCGCGTCGAACTTCGGCGGGGCGATGCAGGGTGACCTGCTGACCTCCAGTTTCGACGGGAACATCTACCGCATCGAACTCAACGCCCAGGGCGACGACGTCAGCGAGAGTCCGACCCCGCTCCTGTCCAGCGGCGGCACGCTCGACGTGACCACCCAGGGCGACGACGACCCGTTCCCCGGGACGGTCTGGTCCGCCGAGCGGACGGACAACGCGATCCAGGTGTTCGAACCCGCCGACTACGACGGTGGCGGGGACACGCAGTGTGACCTGAGCGACCCCACGGCTGACGCCGACGGCGACGGCTACACCAACGGCGACGAGCAGGCGGTCGGCACGGATCCGTGTTCCGCCGCGTCGGTTCCGGACGACTACGACGACGACGGCAACCCGGACGAGTTGGACGACGACGACGACAACGACGGACTCTCCGACAGCGAGGACCCGTTCGCGCTCGACCCGGACAACGGGCAGACTACGGAACTGCCCGTGACCCTGGACTTCAGCTCGACCGACACGTTCGACAACACGATCCCGGCGACGTCGGGTGGGACGGACGGACTCGGCTTCACCGGCCTGATGAGTAACGGACAGGACCCCTACTCTGATCTCTACAACCCGGACAACGTCTTCGCGGGCGGACAGGCGAACCTCCTGAGCGTCGACGAGGTCCCGCAGGGTGACGCCTATCAGGATCAGAACGACCAGCAGTACGCGTTCCAGTTCGGCGCGGACACGAGCGACGTCTCCCAGCCGTTCACTGTCCACACGACCGTCGCCGGGTTCCCCGGGGACCCCGAGTCGGCCCAGTCCGCCGGGATGTTCGTCGGGACGGGCGATCAGGACAACTACCTCAAGTTCGTCGTCTCGGCCGCCGGGGGGAGCGGCGGCGTCCAGTTGGCGACCGAGAACGGTGGAACGTTCACCGACGTCGCGACGGTGAGTGATTCGAGCGTCACCGGCTCGAACACGGCGACCGACCTCTACCTCACGGTCGACCCGACGACCGACCCGGCGCCCGACAACGGCGTCGACGAGTACGCGGTCACGGCCACGTACACCGTCGACGGCGGCACGGAGCAGACAGTCGGGACGGCGGCGGCACCGGCCGCCTGGTTCACCGACAGCGACCAGGGTCTCGCGATCGGTGTCATCAGCACGTCCAACTTCGCGTCCTCGACGTTCTCCGCGACGTGGGACCAGCTCTCGGTGCAGTACGCCGAGGGGAGCGTCGTCGCCGACGCCGGCGACGACCAGACGGTCGACGAAGGGGCGACGGTGACACTCGACGCCTCGGGCTCGTCCGGCGACTCGCTGACCTACTCGTGGACGCAGACGGGCGGTCCGGACGTCACGCTGAGTGACGCCTCGGCCGCACAGCCGACGTTCACCGCGCCCGACGTGGACAGCGAGACGACGCTCACCTTCGAGGTCAGTGTCTCCGACGGGAGCGCGACCGACACCGACACGGTGAGCGTCACCGTGCAGGACACCACGCCTGCGGACGGCGAGGTGGTGTACCGCGTGAACGCCGGCGGGCAGGAGGTCGCGGCGACCGACGACGGCCCCGCCTGGAGCGCCGACACCGAGGCTAGCCCGTCGCAGTACGTGAACGCAGACGGCGACAACGGCCTCTCTACCTACTCGACGACCGACACCGTCACGCTCGACAGTTCGGTGCCGTCGAGCACGCCCGCGTCGGTGTTCCAGACCGAGCGGTTCGATGCGGACACCGACGGGTCGACTGCGGACGACACCGAGATGCAGTGGACGTTCTCCGATCAGATCCAGAGCGGGCAGACCTACGAGGTCCGGCTCTACTTCGCGGAGATCTTCCTGGACTCCTCGAACGTCGACGCCCAAGGACCGCGCACGTTCGACGTGGTCGTCGAGGGCGAGACGAAGCTGAACGACTACAACATCTACGATCAGTACGGTCACGACGTCGGCGTCGTGGAGTCGTACGAGGTGACGCCCTCGGACGGCTCGATCGACGTCGAGTTCCTGCACGAGCAGGAGAACCCGAAGATCTCGGCGATCGAGGTCGTGGCTGTCGACGGCACGACCGGCGATCTGACGGTCGCGGAGGCGATCGCGGACAACAACGCCCCCGAGGACCAGATCGATCTGCAGGAGATCCAGACCGCGATCGACTACTGGAGTAGCGGGAGCGAGGTGCCCGACACCGGCGGCGAGACGATCAGCCTCACCGAGATCCAGAGCCTGATCGACATCTGGTCGACCGGCGCGACGGTCGGTGACGGCGGCGGCAACACCGCCCCGACAGTCCAGTCGATCGCGGATCAGACGGTGACCGAAGGGGAGTCGGCGACGGTCGGCGTGAGCGCCTCCGACGCGGACGGCGACGCGCTGACGCTGTCGAAGACGAGCGGTCCCGCGTTCGTCACGCTGACGGACGACGGCGACGGCACCGGCAGCCTCGACGTCGCTCCGCAGTCGGGTGATGCAGGGACGTACACGGTCGAGGTGACCGCAGACGACGGGACGGACGCGACCACCGAGTCGTTCCAGCTCACCGTCGAGGCGGCGACCGGCGGCACCGTGGTCGCAGCGGTCAACGCCGGCGGCTCCGACTACACCGCCAGCGACGGGACGACCTACGTCGCCGACTCGAACTTCGACGGTTCGTTCGGTAACTCGCAGGGCACCACGGAGACGACCCTGGAGATCGCAGACACGGACGACGATCCCCTCTACCAGACCGAACGGTACGGCGATCCGCTGACGTACAGCGTTCCCGTCGAGGACGGGACCTACGAAGTGACGCTGAAGTTCGCCGAGATCTACCACACCTCGGAGACGGATGGGAGCGGCGACGACGACGGCGGCGGCGACGGCGAGGTCGGCGACCGCGTGTTCGACGTCTCGATCGAGGGACAACAGGTCCTGACGGACTACGACATCTACGCCGAGGCTGGCGGCCTGACGGCGGTCGACGAGACGGTCACGGTCGAGGTGACCGACGGCACGCTGAACATCGACATGCCCGCCTCCCAGGACTTCGCGAAGCTCAGCGCGTTCAAGATCGTCGAGGCGAGCGACGGTGGCCCGGCCGGCGCGACGAGTGCCGACGTGACGGTCAACTCGGGGAGCAGTAACATCGACGCGAGCACGTTCAACAGTGGCTCCTTCGAGGTGACGAACACCGGTGACGAGCCCATCTCGTCGGTCACCATCGACCTGAGTGAGAGCCTCATCCCCGACGCGGTGTTCGACCCGCAGGGGACCGCCGGTGACTCCGGCGCGAAAGGACTGGAGATCGACAGCGAGTCGGGTGACGGCGCCGGCGTGGTCTCGACGGCCGACGCAGACGTGTTCAGCCAGCCGCAGAACGGCCAGAACGGCGACGACGGCTACAAGGCGCTGACGGTCGAGTTCGACGACTTCGACCCCGGCGAGACGGTCGCGTTCTCGGTCGACATCGACCCGACGACGATCAAGGGCGTCGAGACGACCGGCGGCGAGGGATCGGTCTCGGGGCTGGAACTCTCGGGGTCGGCCGTGACCGTCCAGTCGTCGAGCGCGACGGTCTCGAACGACCTGTTCACGGACGGGAGCGCTGGCGGTTCACAGTCGAGCGTCACCAGTGACGCACCCGCCGCGCCGACGCTGGGCGTCGACGGCGTCACGCTCCAGTCGACCGACTTCCCGAACCACGGCGCCGCGACGGTCTCCAGTGCGAGTCAGACGCTCACGCTGAGCGGGCCTGCCGACGCGACGGTCGAAGTGCTGACCGTCGAGGCGAGCGCGCCGCCGTCTGACGGCTACGACGTGGACGCCTTCGAGGCGGACAACGCCGAGGCGGTGAACACGCAGACGGTCACACTCGACTCGAACGGCGAGGCCACGGTCGACGTGAGTCTCAGCGAGTCGAACCTGAACTACGTCCAGGCGGCCGTGCAGGACGGTTCGGGCGCGACCGGCGCGGTCTCACAGACGGTCGTCCTCGAAGTCGAGACAGACACGAACACGGCACCGTCGATCGACGCGCTGTCCGACCAGACGGTCGTGACCGGCGAGAACGTCGTCGTGCCGGTGAGCGCCTCCGACCCCGACGGCGACACCGTGTCGCTGTCGCTGAGCCAGTCGCCGGCCTTCGTGACACTCGACAGCGGCGAGATCAGTATCGACCCCGGTTCGGGTGACGCGGGCACGTACACGGTCGAAGTGACGGCCGACGACGGCGCCGCGACCAGCACCGAGAGCTTCCAACTGACGGTCGACACCGCGACGGCGACCACCGACGGCACGGTACTCGCCCGCGTGAACGTGGGCGAGAGCACGACGCTGTCTGCCACCGACGGCGGTCCCGACTGGACCGGCATCGCGGGGACGAGCACCGACGGTCCGCTCGTCTCGGTCACCGGAGAGAGCACCGGGAACTACGACGGCGGCGACGACGTGACGGCCGGCAGTGCGGTCCCGTCGAGTACGCCGCCCGGGGTCTACGA
- a CDS encoding CPBP family intramembrane glutamic endopeptidase, which produces MDTEDTGASSSVSTATDVDRLVESPAVRGFTVFVLGTLGFSWSLWALLVADLVPPSATTPLILVGGFGPLVGALLTLRVQGASIRAWLRSNLRLRLPVRWYLVALLLPPLLVGLAGLVHAGVFGARLDLGSLPPAWVYPAGLVLVFFVGGGQEELGWRAFAVPVLQERFSALLTSLLVGVVWVCWHLPLFVVPGSSQAGIPLAPYAVAVVSVSVVFTWLYNSTASVLPAMLLHGGINPIAQYFPTGGADAIRTVEGYGSYALVVLGLALVVLSVSGAASFADERVRLSALTGSSETAD; this is translated from the coding sequence ATGGACACCGAAGACACCGGAGCATCGAGTAGTGTCTCGACCGCGACCGACGTCGATCGACTCGTCGAGTCTCCTGCGGTCCGGGGGTTCACCGTCTTCGTTCTCGGGACGCTGGGCTTCTCGTGGTCGCTGTGGGCACTACTCGTGGCCGACCTCGTCCCGCCGTCGGCGACGACGCCGTTGATCCTCGTCGGTGGGTTCGGTCCCCTCGTCGGCGCACTGCTCACGCTCCGGGTGCAGGGGGCCTCCATCCGGGCGTGGCTCCGGTCGAACCTCCGACTCCGACTGCCGGTGCGGTGGTACCTCGTCGCGCTCCTGCTTCCGCCGCTACTCGTCGGCCTCGCGGGTCTCGTCCACGCGGGGGTGTTCGGTGCGCGACTCGACCTCGGGAGCCTCCCGCCGGCGTGGGTCTATCCGGCCGGTCTCGTGCTCGTCTTCTTCGTCGGCGGTGGGCAGGAGGAACTGGGCTGGCGGGCGTTCGCGGTGCCGGTCCTGCAGGAGCGGTTCTCGGCGCTTCTCACCAGCCTCCTCGTCGGCGTCGTCTGGGTCTGCTGGCACCTCCCGCTGTTCGTCGTCCCCGGAAGCAGTCAGGCCGGCATCCCCCTCGCGCCCTACGCCGTCGCCGTCGTCTCCGTCTCGGTCGTCTTCACCTGGCTCTACAACTCGACGGCCAGCGTGCTTCCGGCGATGCTCCTCCACGGGGGGATCAACCCCATCGCCCAGTACTTCCCGACCGGCGGGGCCGACGCCATCCGGACCGTCGAGGGCTACGGATCGTACGCGCTGGTCGTCCTCGGTCTCGCTCTCGTGGTGCTGTCGGTGTCCGGCGCTGCGAGTTTCGCCGACGAGAGGGTTCGTCTCTCCGCGTTGACCGGGTCCTCCGAGACGGCGGACTGA
- a CDS encoding HalOD1 output domain-containing protein → MHTGKVARQSASGDVTSAVASALAAHENVATDELTPPLYDVIDPEALEDLFRNTSGQVTFEYRDYEVTVDDQYTVEVHEAR, encoded by the coding sequence ATGCACACGGGCAAAGTCGCACGACAGTCGGCGAGTGGGGACGTGACCTCGGCGGTAGCCAGCGCACTGGCAGCACACGAGAACGTCGCAACCGACGAACTCACGCCGCCACTGTACGACGTGATCGACCCGGAAGCACTGGAAGACCTGTTCAGAAACACCAGTGGTCAGGTCACCTTCGAGTACCGCGACTACGAGGTGACGGTGGACGACCAGTACACCGTCGAAGTCCACGAAGCGCGGTGA
- a CDS encoding PAS domain-containing protein — MEPRRDLIDLFRADRPTFRARVDSVLTDTDRADTARRDALAAGPESERFDGPPELDDYGSLSLRTRDLVWRCYLLDHAPLGLTICGPAFRDTPIVYATRTMRAITGYSLADLRGENPRLLQGPDTDADAVADLREAVDIWEPVTVELWNYRKDGTRFRNRLSLVPLPDETGTVGNWLGVQEAVDAVTETREQSPDG; from the coding sequence ATGGAGCCTCGACGCGACCTGATCGATCTGTTCCGCGCCGACCGGCCGACGTTCCGCGCCCGCGTGGACTCGGTGCTGACCGACACCGACCGGGCGGACACGGCGCGGCGTGACGCACTCGCGGCCGGCCCCGAGAGCGAGCGATTCGACGGCCCACCCGAACTCGACGACTACGGGTCGCTCTCGCTTCGAACACGTGATCTCGTCTGGCGGTGTTACCTCCTCGACCACGCCCCACTCGGACTCACGATCTGCGGCCCGGCCTTCCGCGACACGCCGATCGTCTACGCGACGCGGACGATGCGCGCGATCACGGGCTACTCGCTCGCGGACCTGCGCGGCGAGAATCCCCGACTCCTCCAGGGGCCGGACACCGACGCCGACGCGGTCGCAGACCTCCGGGAGGCGGTGGACATCTGGGAACCGGTGACGGTCGAGTTGTGGAACTACCGGAAAGACGGTACTCGCTTTCGGAATCGGCTGTCGCTCGTCCCCTTGCCGGACGAGACCGGTACTGTCGGCAACTGGCTGGGCGTGCAGGAGGCGGTCGACGCCGTCACCGAGACGCGCGAGCAGTCACCGGACGGGTGA
- a CDS encoding cytochrome c oxidase subunit 3, whose translation MTTTETAGDHAEHEHTSRWPLIAAVGAAALYAGAGLFLVGPDLVPVVLPTLLLAGGALGFLGGIFGWLWEAFLVDYWADHTAEAAGDRAGVYTGGMLLFLVSDVATFLAGFVYYAFIRVGAWPPSELPPLLGSLVIVNTLLLVASSFTIHYGHHALEAGNRRGFLAGLVATTLLGVVFLGGQALEYYEFVVEEGLTLAGGAFATAFYGLTGLHGLHVALGVVLLGITLARALRGQYAPDRDTSIRTVSLYWHFVDVVWVFLVAVLYVGAVVG comes from the coding sequence ATGACCACCACCGAGACGGCCGGCGACCACGCTGAGCACGAACACACCAGCCGGTGGCCGCTGATCGCCGCCGTCGGTGCGGCGGCGTTGTACGCCGGTGCTGGCCTGTTTCTCGTCGGTCCAGACCTCGTCCCGGTCGTGCTCCCGACACTCCTGCTGGCCGGCGGTGCGCTGGGTTTCCTCGGCGGCATCTTCGGGTGGCTCTGGGAGGCGTTTCTGGTCGATTACTGGGCCGACCACACCGCCGAGGCGGCCGGCGACCGCGCGGGCGTCTACACGGGTGGGATGCTGCTGTTTCTCGTCTCGGACGTGGCGACGTTCCTCGCCGGCTTCGTCTACTACGCCTTCATCCGCGTCGGGGCGTGGCCGCCGAGCGAGTTGCCGCCACTGCTCGGGTCGTTGGTGATCGTCAACACGCTCCTCTTGGTCGCGTCGTCGTTCACGATCCACTACGGGCACCACGCCCTCGAAGCCGGGAACCGCCGGGGCTTCCTCGCCGGTCTCGTCGCTACGACCCTGCTCGGGGTCGTCTTCCTCGGCGGGCAGGCGCTGGAGTACTACGAGTTCGTCGTCGAGGAGGGCCTGACGCTCGCGGGGGGTGCGTTCGCCACCGCCTTCTACGGCCTGACGGGGCTCCACGGTCTGCACGTCGCGCTCGGCGTCGTGTTGCTGGGGATCACGCTCGCGCGGGCACTGCGGGGGCAGTACGCGCCCGACCGGGACACGTCGATCCGCACCGTCTCGCTGTACTGGCACTTCGTAGACGTGGTGTGGGTGTTCCTGGTCGCGGTGCTGTACGTCGGTGCGGTGGTCGGCTGA
- a CDS encoding DUF6920 family protein produces MTRRGFFAALLAAGVALAGLVGVVARRRRDREITALRNDLRRGAEVDADSETEADEDGDTATDVGAELADLPPPVARYLSRVLPENRSQVRFVDLTQTGEFRTGDADSPWRPFSATQQVTTDPPGFVWEASIEMAPFVSARVVDSFVAGEGSLTATVFSAITVADAESSPELDEGELLRYLGESPWYPPALLPSAGVSWDAIDDRSARATLSVGETTASLVVHFGEDDLVTHVSGERPAQQDDGRYERTPWSGHWWAYEERGGMLVPTAGRAEWNRPTGDLAYWRGRLETVEYE; encoded by the coding sequence GTGACTCGGCGAGGGTTCTTCGCTGCACTGCTGGCTGCCGGCGTCGCCCTCGCCGGTCTCGTGGGTGTCGTCGCCCGACGCCGGCGTGACCGCGAGATCACCGCACTCAGAAACGACCTCCGGCGAGGTGCGGAGGTCGACGCCGACAGTGAGACCGAGGCAGACGAGGACGGTGACACGGCGACCGACGTCGGGGCCGAACTCGCCGACCTCCCGCCGCCGGTGGCGCGCTACCTCTCCCGGGTCCTCCCCGAGAACCGGTCGCAGGTGCGGTTCGTCGACCTCACCCAGACCGGGGAGTTCCGGACCGGTGACGCCGACTCCCCGTGGCGACCCTTCTCGGCGACACAGCAGGTCACGACCGACCCGCCGGGGTTCGTCTGGGAGGCGTCGATCGAGATGGCACCGTTCGTCTCGGCCCGTGTCGTCGACTCGTTCGTCGCGGGCGAGGGGTCGCTGACGGCGACGGTGTTCTCTGCGATCACCGTCGCCGACGCCGAGTCGAGTCCCGAGTTGGACGAAGGGGAACTGCTCCGCTACCTCGGCGAGAGTCCGTGGTACCCGCCGGCCCTCCTGCCGAGTGCCGGCGTCTCGTGGGACGCGATCGACGACCGGTCGGCACGCGCCACGCTCTCGGTCGGCGAGACGACCGCCTCGCTGGTCGTCCACTTCGGCGAGGACGACCTCGTGACGCACGTGAGCGGCGAGCGTCCCGCCCAGCAGGACGACGGGCGCTACGAGCGCACGCCGTGGTCGGGCCACTGGTGGGCCTACGAGGAACGCGGTGGGATGCTAGTGCCGACCGCCGGCCGGGCGGAGTGGAACCGGCCGACCGGCGACCTCGCGTACTGGCGGGGGCGCTTGGAGACGGTCGAGTACGAGTGA